The Edwardsiella tarda ATCC 15947 = NBRC 105688 region GCGAAAGAAATATCGGGAGAAAATGGTGACTGAACGTTGCGTTGTCTAACCGATGGAGATCACATTTTTGTCTTTTTACCCCGCGATCATGCACACAACGTAAGCGGCAGGCGAGGCAGGCGACGTCGATCACCCTGCCAGTGATCACAATGGGTAATCACGGCCAGCCATGCGGCAAAATCGTGGGAGCGACTCATCCCATCAAAGGATGGGCGTAGTCGGTAATATGACGGGGAAAGCAACCGAATAGAAAGAGTGGCGAAGCATCATCGGCGGCGGGGCGGATCACACTATGGGCTACGCGCTTAGGACTCCGGCGGCATAAATAGCGCCGCCTGGCGGCTCTGCTCATGCCATAGACTCGTGACGTGATTGCGCGTCTGCGCCAGGAGCGCCTCACGGAAGGCGACGGCATCACCGATTCCGCGCTGTGGCCACTGCTCGGCTAACGCCGCCAGGCTGACACCGACCACGACCTCGCAGTGTGGATGCTTATGGCACATCAGCGCCGCGGCCCGAAAGGGTGGCGCCCCGAGAATATCTGCGATGATCACGACCCCATCGCCGCTATCCACCTGGTGGAGCGCATCGCACATCATACGGCTCAGCATATTGCTACTGACCCCGTCGCTAAACTCCACGCCGATACATTGGATCGGGCGGGCACCCAGCAGCTGCGTCAATGCCTTCATCATCCCGCTACCAAAGCCGCTATGACCGGCGAATACGATACCCAGCATAGATCTTCACCCCCTGCACGCTGCGCGCCATGCGGCGCCTCTCAATAAGGATGGTGTAGCAGGAAATGACCTGGCTGGCAGCAATCACAGGCAACGGCGCATCAGGAGTGTGAAGTTAGGCGGAAATGGTGGATTTTACAGCGCCTGCCCTGTGATCAGCGGCAGGCACTGCAAGATAGCGCAGAATCAACTACGTAAGCCACGGCCTCGTTCGATAAGATACCAAGCCATCAGGTAGAGCACGACGATAAAACCCAGCAGGACGGCGAAGGTTTGCGTTAAGGAGACGTCATGGATCCCCAGGAAGCCATAGCGGAATCCACTGATCATGTAGACGATGGGATTGAGCTTGGAGACCGCCTGCCAGAAGGGTGGCAGCAAGCTCAGCGCATAAAATACCCCGCCCAGGTAGGTCAACGGCGTCAGTACAAAGGTCGGTACCAGGCTGATATCATCGAAAGTACGCGCATATACCGCATTGATCAGCCCGCCCAGAGAGAACAGGATCGCGGTGCACAGCAACGTCATTACGACCACTAGCCAACTGTTGACCACCAGCGGGACAAAAAACAGCGAGACCAACGTCACCAGGAAGCCGACGCATACGGCACGGGCTACCCCACCACCGATATAACCGGCGATGATCACGTGGGTCGGCACCGGCGCGACCAGCAACTCCTCAATACTGCGTTGAAATTTAGCGCTAAAAAAAGAGGCGGCCACGTTGGCGTAGGCGTTGGTGATCACCGACATCATGATCAACCCAGGCACAATAAACTGCATATAGCTGAAGCCATGCATCTCGCCGATGCGCGAGCCAATCAGATTACCGAAAATGATGAAATACAGCGTCATGGTGATCACCGGCGGTACCAGCGTCTGCACCCAAATACGGGCGAAACGATGAACCTCTTTACTCCAGATGCTGCACAGCGCCACCCAGTACAAACGGCTCATGACTGTTTCTCCTGTTCATCGTTGAGCAATGACACAAACAACTCCTCCAACCGGTTGGCCTTGTTACGCATACTCAATACTTGGATCCCTTGAGCGCTCAGCTGGCTGAACAGGCCATTCAGTCCCTGCTCACGCAATACCTCAACCTCCAACGTGGCGGTATCGCACAACTGATACCGATACCCCTCCAGACGGGGTAACGGGCTCTTCGGCGCCAGATCCAGGATAAAGGTTTCCGATTCAAGCTTGGCCAGCAGGGCCTTCATCGAGGTGTTCTCCACCAGCAGACCATGCTGAATGATGCCGATGTTACGACACAGCATCTCCGCCTCTTCCAGATAGTGGGTGGTGAGAATGATGGTGGTGCCCTGCGCGTTCAGCTCCTTGAGAAATCCCCACATCGCCCGGCGCAGCTCAATATCCACCCCGGCGGTCGGCTCATCGAGGATCAACAGTTTCGGCTGATGCATCAGCGCGCGGGCGATCATCAGGCGACGTTTCATTCCCCCCGATAACATCCGCGCCCGCTCGTTACGCTTTTGCCATAGATCCAACTGACTTAGATAGCGCTCGGCGCGTTGCATCGCCTCATGACGGGTCACGCCGTAATAACCGGCCTGATTTACCACGATCTGCAATACCGTCTCGAACGGGTTAAAGTTGAACTCCTGTGGCACCAATCCCAACTGGCGTTTGGCGTTGACCAGATCGCGATCGATATCGTA contains the following coding sequences:
- a CDS encoding PTS sugar transporter subunit IIA, translated to MLGIVFAGHSGFGSGMMKALTQLLGARPIQCIGVEFSDGVSSNMLSRMMCDALHQVDSGDGVVIIADILGAPPFRAAALMCHKHPHCEVVVGVSLAALAEQWPQRGIGDAVAFREALLAQTRNHVTSLWHEQSRQAALFMPPES
- a CDS encoding ABC transporter ATP-binding protein encodes the protein MTNALELSQLTKTYAGGVQALRGIDLTVEAGDFYALLGPNGAGKSTTIGIISSLVNKSSGQVSVFGYDIDRDLVNAKRQLGLVPQEFNFNPFETVLQIVVNQAGYYGVTRHEAMQRAERYLSQLDLWQKRNERARMLSGGMKRRLMIARALMHQPKLLILDEPTAGVDIELRRAMWGFLKELNAQGTTIILTTHYLEEAEMLCRNIGIIQHGLLVENTSMKALLAKLESETFILDLAPKSPLPRLEGYRYQLCDTATLEVEVLREQGLNGLFSQLSAQGIQVLSMRNKANRLEELFVSLLNDEQEKQS
- a CDS encoding ABC transporter permease, whose protein sequence is MSRLYWVALCSIWSKEVHRFARIWVQTLVPPVITMTLYFIIFGNLIGSRIGEMHGFSYMQFIVPGLIMMSVITNAYANVAASFFSAKFQRSIEELLVAPVPTHVIIAGYIGGGVARAVCVGFLVTLVSLFFVPLVVNSWLVVVMTLLCTAILFSLGGLINAVYARTFDDISLVPTFVLTPLTYLGGVFYALSLLPPFWQAVSKLNPIVYMISGFRYGFLGIHDVSLTQTFAVLLGFIVVLYLMAWYLIERGRGLRS